In the genome of Bremerella sp. P1, the window TGACCCTCTGGGGACGCACGGCAGAAATCGCCAGCGAATATTTGAGCAAGGGCTCGTCCGTGTTGATTGAAGGACGACTTAAGCTCGACACGTGGGAAACGGACGGACAGAAGCGATCCAAGCTTCGCGTTGTCGGCGAGAAGATGCAAATGCTCGGCGGCCGTGAAGGTGGCGGCGGCGGTGGTAGCCGCGGTGGATCGCGACCTCCCCAGCGTCAATCGCAGCCACAAGGTGGTGGCGGTTACAACCAGGGCGGTTCCAGTGACTACGATTCCTACGATGACGGCAGCTTTGGCGGACCTGGTTCGCAAGGGGCAGCCGACGACGACATCCCGTTTTAGTGGCTGGCGGTCGACCCGAGTCGACGTCACCGAGACATTCAAAACAAGATCGCCAAACCACTGGCTATTATTGGAAATAGTAAGACCATGCCAACTCGATCTGAAAAGCACAAAGCACGTCCTTGGAAGCGTTTGCCAAAAGGCAAGCACGGCGGCATCGAACTGTTGTTGATCCAATCGGTGGA includes:
- the ssb gene encoding single-stranded DNA-binding protein, whose translation is MASFNRVILVGNLTRDIEVRYVSNGGLAVTELGLAVNDRRKNQSGEWVDETTFVDVTLWGRTAEIASEYLSKGSSVLIEGRLKLDTWETDGQKRSKLRVVGEKMQMLGGREGGGGGGSRGGSRPPQRQSQPQGGGGYNQGGSSDYDSYDDGSFGGPGSQGAADDDIPF